Proteins encoded together in one Oceanivirga salmonicida window:
- a CDS encoding rod shape-determining protein — protein sequence MISNIFNFFKVNKSLAIDLGTSNVLIYDKQKKAIVLNEPSVIVRDKKTRTIVAVGSEARQMIGKNPDTLEVIKPLKEGVISDLDAARDMLYTFIKRVYGLSPFKPDIMLCVPIEVTTVEKRALFESVTGAKKIYLIEEGRAAIIGSGTNISLPTGSMVIDIGGGSTDVAVLSLNEIVVSRSIRIAGNSLDKDIIRYVKENLNLAIGDRTAEKIKKEIGTAIELNTSQNNSMTIKGRHLITNIPCELNITANQVREAIMPSLQKILDSVKEVLSKCPPEIATDILDNGIVLTGGGAYIKYLDEYIENNINVPVIKPEKPLESVVIGAGLAFDNRALLKTLLMREN from the coding sequence ATGATATCAAATATATTTAACTTTTTTAAAGTTAATAAAAGTTTGGCGATAGATTTAGGAACATCTAATGTACTTATATACGACAAGCAAAAAAAAGCGATTGTACTTAATGAGCCATCAGTTATAGTAAGAGATAAAAAAACTAGAACTATTGTCGCAGTAGGTAGTGAAGCAAGACAAATGATAGGTAAAAATCCTGATACATTAGAAGTAATAAAGCCATTAAAAGAAGGAGTTATATCTGATTTAGATGCAGCAAGAGATATGTTATATACATTTATAAAAAGGGTATATGGATTATCTCCTTTTAAGCCAGATATAATGTTGTGCGTTCCAATAGAAGTTACAACAGTTGAAAAAAGGGCTTTATTTGAATCTGTAACAGGAGCTAAAAAAATATATCTTATAGAAGAAGGAAGAGCAGCAATTATTGGTAGTGGAACCAATATATCACTTCCAACAGGAAGTATGGTTATTGATATAGGTGGAGGTTCTACTGATGTTGCAGTATTATCTTTGAATGAAATAGTAGTAAGTAGATCTATAAGAATAGCAGGTAATAGTTTAGATAAAGATATTATAAGATATGTAAAAGAAAATTTAAATTTAGCCATTGGTGATAGAACTGCTGAAAAAATAAAAAAAGAAATAGGAACTGCTATAGAATTAAATACAAGTCAAAATAATAGTATGACTATAAAAGGAAGACATTTAATAACTAATATTCCATGTGAATTGAATATAACTGCAAATCAGGTAAGAGAAGCTATAATGCCATCATTACAAAAAATACTTGATAGTGTAAAAGAAGTTTTAAGTAAATGTCCTCCTGAAATAGCGACTGATATATTAGATAATGGAATTGTATTAACAGGTGGTGGAGCATATATTAAATATTTAGATGAATATATAGAAAATAATATTAATGTTCCCGTTATAAAA
- the frr gene encoding ribosome recycling factor — protein sequence MLEELMIEVEEKMKKTLDVTKEKFAHVRAGRANVSMIDGVSVDYFGQMSPLNQVASLSAPESRLIVIDPWDKSLIPAIEKEILKANLGFNPSNDGKIIRLVLPELTEERRKEYVKVVKKEAEDGKIAIRSIRKDANTKIKKMEKDSEISEDELKSNEDSIQKLTDKYVGLIDEVLSKKEKELMSI from the coding sequence ATGTTAGAAGAATTAATGATAGAAGTAGAAGAAAAAATGAAAAAAACTTTAGATGTTACTAAGGAAAAATTTGCACATGTAAGAGCAGGTAGAGCAAATGTATCAATGATAGATGGTGTTAGTGTTGATTATTTTGGACAAATGAGTCCATTAAATCAAGTAGCTTCATTATCAGCGCCTGAAAGCAGATTAATAGTTATAGACCCATGGGATAAATCTTTAATACCTGCTATTGAAAAAGAAATATTAAAAGCTAACTTAGGATTTAATCCATCAAATGATGGTAAAATTATTAGGTTAGTATTGCCTGAATTAACAGAAGAAAGAAGAAAAGAGTATGTTAAGGTGGTAAAAAAAGAAGCAGAAGATGGTAAAATAGCAATAAGAAGCATAAGAAAAGATGCTAATACTAAAATTAAAAAGATGGAAAAAGATAGTGAAATAAGTGAAGATGAATTAAAATCTAATGAAGATTCAATACAAAAATTAACAGATAAATATGTAGGACTTATAGATGAGGTATTAAGTAAAAAAGAAAAAGAATTAATGAGTATATAG
- the pyrH gene encoding UMP kinase, giving the protein MMKYKRILLKLSGEALAGNKKFGYDEEILIDLATQIKEIHSLGVQVAIVIGGGNLFRGLSGTKTGVDRATGDTMGMLATIMNGLALQNFIESLGVPTRVLTSIAMPEVAEPYIRRRAIRHLEKGRVVIFSGGTGMPYFTTDSGGAIRAIEIHADILAKGTKVDGIYDKDPVKYSDAIKYDELSYQEAIIKNLRVMDSTALSLCRENKMPILVFNATENGNILRLVKGEKIGTLVKE; this is encoded by the coding sequence ATGATGAAGTATAAAAGAATACTATTAAAATTAAGTGGAGAAGCATTAGCAGGAAATAAAAAATTTGGCTATGATGAAGAAATATTAATTGATTTAGCTACTCAAATTAAAGAAATACATTCATTGGGAGTGCAAGTAGCAATAGTTATAGGTGGTGGAAATCTATTTAGAGGACTATCTGGAACTAAAACAGGAGTTGATAGAGCAACAGGAGATACTATGGGTATGCTTGCAACTATAATGAATGGGTTAGCACTTCAAAATTTTATAGAAAGTTTAGGTGTACCAACTAGGGTTTTAACATCTATTGCTATGCCAGAAGTAGCAGAACCATATATCAGAAGAAGAGCTATAAGACACTTAGAAAAAGGTAGAGTGGTTATATTTTCTGGAGGAACGGGAATGCCATATTTTACAACAGATTCAGGAGGAGCCATAAGAGCAATTGAAATACATGCAGATATATTAGCAAAAGGGACTAAGGTTGATGGAATATATGATAAAGACCCAGTTAAGTATTCAGATGCTATTAAATATGATGAATTATCATATCAAGAAGCCATAATTAAAAATTTAAGAGTTATGGATTCAACAGCTTTATCGTTATGCCGTGAAAATAAAATGCCTATATTAGTATTTAATGCAACTGAAAATGGAAATATTTTAAGATTAGTAAAAGGTGAAAAAATAGGAACACTAGTAAAGGAGTAA
- the tsf gene encoding translation elongation factor Ts, with translation MTITAALVKELRDRTGAGMLDCKKALTENDGNIDAAIDWLREKGISKAAKKSGRVAAEGLVFTVVSSDHKKGVVLEFNSETDFVAKNDDFKVFGKKLVNTILEKSVKTVEELKALEMDGKTIDTLLTELIAKIGENMNIRRLEVLEACPESFVVDYLHMGGKIGVVVKAKGELTEANAENLRGVAMHIAAMDPKFLDKSNVTPEDLEREEHILRIQFEEEMKETGKNLKPEVIEKIIEGKLRKYYEENCLNQQKYVRDDKKVEDFLKPLELVSFVRYKVGDGIEKKEEDFAAEVAAQIAGK, from the coding sequence ATGACAATAACAGCAGCTTTAGTTAAAGAATTAAGAGATAGAACAGGAGCAGGAATGCTTGATTGTAAAAAGGCTTTAACTGAAAATGATGGAAATATAGATGCAGCAATAGATTGGTTAAGAGAAAAAGGTATATCTAAGGCAGCAAAAAAATCAGGAAGAGTAGCAGCAGAAGGATTAGTATTTACAGTTGTAAGTTCAGATCATAAAAAAGGAGTAGTTTTAGAATTTAACTCTGAAACAGACTTTGTTGCTAAAAATGACGATTTCAAAGTTTTTGGTAAGAAATTAGTAAATACAATTTTAGAAAAATCAGTTAAAACAGTAGAAGAGTTAAAAGCATTAGAAATGGATGGGAAAACAATAGATACTTTATTAACAGAATTAATCGCTAAAATTGGTGAAAACATGAATATTAGAAGATTAGAAGTATTAGAAGCATGTCCTGAATCATTCGTAGTAGATTATCTACATATGGGTGGTAAAATAGGAGTAGTAGTTAAAGCAAAAGGAGAATTAACAGAAGCAAATGCTGAGAATTTAAGAGGAGTTGCTATGCATATAGCGGCTATGGATCCTAAATTTTTAGATAAATCTAATGTTACACCAGAAGATTTAGAAAGAGAAGAACATATATTAAGAATTCAGTTTGAAGAAGAAATGAAAGAAACTGGAAAAAATCTTAAACCAGAAGTAATAGAAAAAATAATAGAAGGTAAATTAAGAAAATATTATGAAGAAAATTGTCTAAATCAACAAAAATATGTTAGAGATGATAAAAAAGTTGAAGATTTCTTAAAACCATTAGAATTAGTATCATTTGTTAGATACAAAGTTGGAGATGGAATAGAGAAAAAAGAAGAAGATTTTGCAGCAGAAGTTGCGGCTCAAATAGCAGGAAAATAG